GGGGTGGGGGCGTCATCCTGCCGGAGGAGATCCGGGAATTGATGGATTACGGAATTACGCGCATTTACTCCCCGGACGACGGCCGGGAACTGGGCCTGCAGGGCATGATCAACGACCTGGTGGCTTCCTCCGATTTCGCAGTGGCCGAAATCCCCATGCCGGAGGAGCAACCCCTTAAAAAGGCACTGGCTGCCAGGGATCCGCGCGTCATTGCCCGGATGATCAGCCTGGCGGAGAACCGTCCGGAGGCCTATTCCTCCTTGGCAGGGGAACTGCCGCAGACCCTGAACCCGGTTCCCGTTCTCGGGATCACGGGTACGGGCGGCGCGGGTAAGAGCAGCCTGGTAGACGAATTGGTACGGAGGTTCCTCTCCGAATTCCCGGAGCGGACCGTCGGCATTATTTCGGTAGACCCTTCCAAGCGCAAAACGGGGGGCGCCCTCCTGGGCGACCGGATCCGGATGAATGCCATTCACCACCCGAATGTCTACATGCGCTCTTTGGCTACCCGCCAGTCGAACCTCGCCCTGTCCAAACACGTGGGTGAAGCGGTTTCCGTGCTCCGGGCAGCCGGTTTTGACCTGGTGATTCTCGAAACCTCGGGCATCGGCCAGTCGGACACGGAGATCCTGGAGCACTCGGACGTATCCCTCTATGTCATGACCCCTGAATTCGGGGCGGCCACCCAGTTGGAAAAGATCGACATGCTCGATTTTGCCGACCTGGTGGCCATCAACAAATTCGACAAACGGGGGGCGCAGGACGCGCTCCGGGACGTGAAGAAACAGTACAAGCGGAACCACGGCATCTGGGAACCCGGCGATTCGGACCTGCCCGTTTACGGCACCATCGCGTCCCAGTTCAACGACCCGGGGATGAACCGCCTCTACGCAGCGGTCATGCAACAACTCGGGGAGGCCGGTGCGGGATGGGCCACAGGGTCGCATGCCCCGGAACAGGAAGAACCGGAGAAGATCTATATCATCCCGCCTGCCCGTACCCGCTACCTCTCGGAAATTGCAGAGGCCAACCGGGCCTATGAACACCAGGCGCAGCAGCAGGCTCGGGTTGCCGATGAGCTCTACGGCCTCTACCGGGCAATGTGTACCCTGGCGGGCGTTGCAGGTGCCGACGGCGACATGCCCTTGCTGGGGAAGGATGGATTACTGGCCGGGGAGTTGGAGAAGGTGGCGGAGACCGCCGACATCCCGGCTTCCCGCAGGCAAGCCCTCGACGCGCTCGCGGAAGCCTTTGAAAATCTCCGGAAGGACCTGGACCCGCATAACTGGGACCTCCTGCTGGGATGGCAAGCGCTCAAACAACGCTATCGGGAGCCCGAATACCGTTTTAAGGTCCGCGGCAGGGAGCTCACCATGGAGACCCATACGGAATCGCTCTCCCATTTAAAGATTCCCAAGGTTGCGCTGCCGGCCTATCGGGCTTGGGGGGATGTGCTGCAGTGGCAGCTCCGGGAAAACGTACCAGGGCGCTATCCGTATACAGCCGGCCTGTATCCCTTTAAGCGGAAAGGGGAGGACCCCACCCGGATGTTTGCCGGCGAAGGCGGGCCGGAACGCACCAACCGGCGTTTTCACTATGTCAGCCTCGATATGCCCGCCAAGCGTCTGTCCACTGCTTTTGACTCGGTGACCCTGTACGGGAATGATCCCGGGCACCGTCCGGATATCTACGGGAAGATCGGGAATGCAGGGGTGTCCGTCTGCTGTCTGGACGACGCAAAGAAACTCTACAGCGGCTTTGACCTGAGCGACCCGATGACTTCGGTGAGTATGACCATCAACGGGCCCGCCCCGATGCTGCTGGCCTTCTTCCTGAACGCGGCCATCGACCAAAACTGCGAAAAGTACATTGCGGAGAACGGCCTCGAAAAAGAAGTGGAAGCGCGGATTGCGGCTTACTTTAAGGAAAAGGGCGTCGATCGACCGGAATACCGGGGGGAATTGCCCGAAGGAAACGACGGGCTGGGGCTCCGGCTCCTGGGGCTTACCGGGGCCGACGTGCTGCCGGACGATGTGTACAGCCGGATCCGCAGCGAGACGCTGCGTTCAGTCCGGGGGACCGTCCAGGCGGATATCCTCAAGGAGGACCAGGCGCAGAACACCTGTATATTTTCCACTGAATTTGCCCTGCGGCTCATGGGGGACGTACAGGAATATTTCATCGAAAACGAGGTGCGGAACTTCTATTCGGTGTCTATTTCGGGCTACCATATCGCCGAGGCAGGGGCCAACCCGATCACCCAGCTCGCCTTTACCCTGGCCAACGGTTTTACCTATGTGGAATACTACCTGAGCCGGGGGATGGACATCGACCGGTTCGGGCCGAACCTCTCCTTTTTCTTCTCCAACGGCATCGACCCGGAATACGCGGTGATCGGCCGGGTGGCCCGGCGGATCTGGGCCAGGGCGATGAAGGAAAAATACGGTGCGGGACCCCGGGCACAGATGCTCAAATACCATATCCAGACCTCCGGCAGGAGCCTGCACGCCCAGGAAATCGATTTTAACGATATCCGTACCACGCTGCAGGCCCTCTATGCCATTTACGACAATTGCAACTCCCTGCATACAAATGCCTACGACGAGGCCATCACCACCCCTACCGAGGAATCCGTGCGGCGCGCAATGGCCATCCAGCTCATCATCAACAAGGAACTCGGCCTGGCCAAAAACGAGAACCCGCTCCAGGGCAGCTTTATCATCGAGGAACTCACCGACCTGGTCGAGGAGGCCGTGCTGGCAGAGTTCGACCGGATTACCGAAAGGGGAGGGGTGCTCGGGGCCATGGAAACCATGTACCAGCGTTCCCGAATCCAGGAGGAAAGCCTGCATTACGAGACCCTGAAGCACAGCGGGGAATACCCGATTATCGGGGTAAATACCTTCCTGAGTTCCAAGGGGTCGCCCACCATCCTCCCCAAGGAGGTCATCCGGGCAACAGAAGCGGAGAAAAAGGCCCAGATCGAAACCCTGGAGCGCATCCGCAAACAGCACAGGGAACAGGCTACAGTTTGGCTTGATCGGCTCAAGGAGGCCGCCGTGCGGAATGAAAACCTGTTTGCCGTTTTAATGGAAGTCTGCAAATACTGTTCGCTCGGGGAGGTGACCCGGGCGTTGTTTGAAGTGGGCGGG
This genomic window from Robiginitalea biformata HTCC2501 contains:
- a CDS encoding methylmalonyl-CoA mutase family protein translates to MEASKPYKPTHKIRIVTAASLFDGHDAAINIMRRIIQATGVEVIHLGHDRSVAEVVDCAIQEDANAIAMTSYQGGHNEYFRYMHDLLREKGAGHIRIFGGGGGVILPEEIRELMDYGITRIYSPDDGRELGLQGMINDLVASSDFAVAEIPMPEEQPLKKALAARDPRVIARMISLAENRPEAYSSLAGELPQTLNPVPVLGITGTGGAGKSSLVDELVRRFLSEFPERTVGIISVDPSKRKTGGALLGDRIRMNAIHHPNVYMRSLATRQSNLALSKHVGEAVSVLRAAGFDLVILETSGIGQSDTEILEHSDVSLYVMTPEFGAATQLEKIDMLDFADLVAINKFDKRGAQDALRDVKKQYKRNHGIWEPGDSDLPVYGTIASQFNDPGMNRLYAAVMQQLGEAGAGWATGSHAPEQEEPEKIYIIPPARTRYLSEIAEANRAYEHQAQQQARVADELYGLYRAMCTLAGVAGADGDMPLLGKDGLLAGELEKVAETADIPASRRQALDALAEAFENLRKDLDPHNWDLLLGWQALKQRYREPEYRFKVRGRELTMETHTESLSHLKIPKVALPAYRAWGDVLQWQLRENVPGRYPYTAGLYPFKRKGEDPTRMFAGEGGPERTNRRFHYVSLDMPAKRLSTAFDSVTLYGNDPGHRPDIYGKIGNAGVSVCCLDDAKKLYSGFDLSDPMTSVSMTINGPAPMLLAFFLNAAIDQNCEKYIAENGLEKEVEARIAAYFKEKGVDRPEYRGELPEGNDGLGLRLLGLTGADVLPDDVYSRIRSETLRSVRGTVQADILKEDQAQNTCIFSTEFALRLMGDVQEYFIENEVRNFYSVSISGYHIAEAGANPITQLAFTLANGFTYVEYYLSRGMDIDRFGPNLSFFFSNGIDPEYAVIGRVARRIWARAMKEKYGAGPRAQMLKYHIQTSGRSLHAQEIDFNDIRTTLQALYAIYDNCNSLHTNAYDEAITTPTEESVRRAMAIQLIINKELGLAKNENPLQGSFIIEELTDLVEEAVLAEFDRITERGGVLGAMETMYQRSRIQEESLHYETLKHSGEYPIIGVNTFLSSKGSPTILPKEVIRATEAEKKAQIETLERIRKQHREQATVWLDRLKEAAVRNENLFAVLMEVCKYCSLGEVTRALFEVGGQYRRNM